A genomic window from Eleginops maclovinus isolate JMC-PN-2008 ecotype Puerto Natales chromosome 9, JC_Emac_rtc_rv5, whole genome shotgun sequence includes:
- the gpr17 gene encoding uracil nucleotide/cysteinyl leukotriene receptor, translated as MESATMDLSSVLSNQSSESCAPVDTTVENTLFGCFYILVFFLALNGNSLALWIFSHQRGASSPANVFLIHLAVADLSYVIILPLRATYHLTGGHWPFGEVPCRLAGFLFFVNMYASLYFLACVAGDRYLAVVHAVRSLKVRRARYAHIISFSLWALVTVSMAPLLITNQTADVDGMTVCLQLYREKASRNALISLAVAFTPPFLTTLSCYLLIIYSLHRGSRLEPALKLRALRTIGLVMLIYVVCFLPYHVSRATFILGYNHPDVSCQKRRGLSLANRLTSSLTCLNGALDPLIYLFGAEKFRGTLMRLFCKDQAGVSAATSGELKGTHESSVSAKSEF; from the coding sequence CTTCTACATCCTGGTTTTCTTCCTGGCGCTGAACGGTAACAGCCTTGCCCTCTGGATCTTCTCTCACCAGCGTGGCGCTTCATCTCCAGCAAATGTCTTCTTGATTCATCTGGCTGTGGCAGACTTATCATATGTCATCATCCTCCCCCTGAGGGCCACCTACCACCTCACAGGGGGCCACTGGCCCTTTGGCGAGGTGCCATGCAGGTTGgcagggtttttattttttgtcaacatGTACGCCAGCCTGTACTTCCTGGCCTGTGTGGCGGGGGATCGCTACTTGGCTGTGGTTCATGCTGTGAGGTCTCTAAAGGTTCGTCGTGCCCGCTACGCTCACATCATCAGCTTCTCTCTATGGGCCCTGGTTACTGTTTCCATGGCGCCACTGCTCATCACCAACCAGACGGCAGATGTAGATGGCATGAcagtgtgtttgcagctgtACAGAGAGAAGGCCTCGCGCAATGCTCTGATCTCCCTGGCTGTGGCCTTCACCCCACCTTTCCTCACCACCCTGTCCTGTTACCTGCTCATCATTTATAGCCTGCATCGGGGCTCCAGGTTAGAGCCTGCCCTCAAGCTGAGGGCCCTGCGCACAATTGGCCTGGTCATGCTCATCTATGTAGTGTGTTTTCTGCCTTATCATGTGAGCAGGGCCACTTTTATCCTGGGCTATAACCACCCTGACGTCTCCTGCCAGAAGCGCAGAGGCTTGAGCTTGGCCAACCGCCTCACCTCATCCCTCACCTGCCTGAACGGTGCCCTGGACCCGCTAATCTACCTGTTTGGAGCGGAGAAGTTCCGCGGAACACTAATGCGATTATTTTGCAAAGATCAGGCGGGAGTGTCAGCAGCCACCAGTGGAGAGTTAAAGGGAACACACGAGAGCTCTGTCAGTGCAAAGTCTGAGTTTTGa